The Sesamum indicum cultivar Zhongzhi No. 13 linkage group LG6, S_indicum_v1.0, whole genome shotgun sequence genome has a segment encoding these proteins:
- the LOC105163614 gene encoding extensin-2-like, with protein sequence MGSLLKPGHFPLFICTALAFFIAATQVAANKPYVYPSILPKHHPKPYHKHLPYLYKSPPPPPSKYYYNSPPPPSYSVKLPQLPKHVKHPKYYYKSPPPPLKKYYYRSPPPPPYSVKLPQLPTHVEHPKYYYKSPPPPPKKYYYSSPPPPKKYYYSSPPPPPYSIKLPQLPKYVEHPKYYYKSPPPPPKKYYYSSPPPPAYSYKSPPPPKHVEQPKYYYKSPPPPKYYYSSPPPPKYVEHPKYYYKSPSPPPPPAYYYKSPPPPSPSPPPPYHYNSPPPPSPSPPPPYYYTSPPPPSPSPPPPYYYNSPPPPPKGY encoded by the coding sequence ATGGGAAGCCTACTAAAACCAGGGCATTTCCCCTTATTCATATGTACTGCTTTGGCATTTTTCATTGCAGCCACTCAGGTGGCTGCAAATAAACCCTATGTTTATCCTTCAATACTGCCAAAGCACCACCCCAAGCCTTACCATAAGCATTTGccttatttatacaaatcgcCTCCGCCACCACCATCCAAGTACTACTACAACTCACCTCCACCACCGTCATATTCTGTCAAGTTGCCACAACTTCCGAAGCACGTCAAACATCCCaagtattattataaatctccaccaccaccattgAAGAAGTACTACTACAGGTCACCTCCACCACCGCCATATTCTGTTAAGTTGCCACAACTTCCGACGCACGTAGAACATCCCAAGTATTACTACAaatctccaccaccaccaccgaaGAAGTACTACTACAGCTCACCTCCACCACCGAAGAAGTACTACTACAGCTCACCTCCACCACCGCCATATTCTATCAAGTTGCCACAACTTCCAAAATACGTAGAACATccgaaatattattataaatctcctccaccaccaccaaagAAGTACTATTACAGCTCCCCTCCACCACCGGCATATTCTTACAAGTCACCACCACCTCCAAAGCATGTAGAGCAAcccaaatattattacaagtcgccaccaccaccaaaaTACTATTACAGCTCGCCACCACCTCCAAAGTATGTAGAACATCCgaaatattattacaagtCTCCTTctcctccaccacctcctGCATACTATTACAAGTCACCACCTCCACCATCACCTTCACCACCACCGCCATATCACTACAACTCACCACCTCCACCATCTCCCTCACCTCCTCCACCATACTACTATACTTCTCCACCACctccatcaccatcaccacccCCGCCTTACTACTACAACTCACCTCCTCCGCCTCCAAAGGGTTATTAA